A window of Callospermophilus lateralis isolate mCalLat2 chromosome 13, mCalLat2.hap1, whole genome shotgun sequence contains these coding sequences:
- the Lbr gene encoding delta(14)-sterol reductase LBR: protein MPSRKFADGEVVRGRWPGSSLYYEVEILSHDGKSQLYTVKYKDGTELELKESDIKPLTSFKQRKSGSTSSSPSRRRGSRGSRGSRGSRGSRSRSRSRSPGRTPKNSRRSASASHQPDIKETRREILEVKLTPLILKPFGNSISIYNGEPEHIERNDIPRKNTQERFILSQDGSYISTEYSLRPRREEIKLKEIDSKEEKVATKGPTSPRTFEVTTRQKKDLEFGGVPGVTLIMLGLPVFLFLLLLMCKQKDPSLLNFPPPLPNLYDLWETRVCGIYLLWFFVQALFSLLPIGKVAEGTPLVDGRRLKYRLNGFYAFILTSAFIGTSLFWGVELYYVYNHFLQFALAATIFSVIMSIYLYARSWKAPKDELSPASAGNAVYDFFIGRELNPRIGAFDLKYFCELRPGLIGWVVINLVMLLAEMKVQNRAAPSLAMILVNSFQLLYVVDALWNEEAVLTTMDIIHDGFGFMLAFGDLVWVPFIYSFQAFYLVTHPHEVSWPVAAGIIALKLCGYVIFRCANSQKNEFRKNPTNPKLAHLKTIHTSTGKNLLVSGWWGFVRHPNYLGDLIMALAWSLPCGFNHILPYFYVIYFTMLLVHREARDEHQCKKKYGLAWEKYCQRVPYRIFPYIY, encoded by the exons CCTTTAACATCCTTTAAGCAAAGGAAAAGTGGCTCAACTTCCAGTTCTCCCTCCAGACGCCGTGGGAGCCGGGGGAGCCGAGGGAGCCGTGGCAGCCGAGGTAGTAGGTCAAGATCACGCTCCAGATCCCCTGGTCGAACACCTAAGAATTCCCGAAGATCCGCCTCTGCTTCCCACCAGCCTGACATTAaggaaacaaggagggaaattttGGAAGTAAAATTGACTCCACTCATATTG AAGCCATTTGGAAACAGCATCAGCATATACAATGGGGAGCCCGAACACATTGAGAGGAATGATATACCTCGTAAAAACACACAG gaAAGATTCATTTTGTCACAAGATGGTAGCTATATATCAACAGAATATAGTCTTCGTCCAAGAAGAGAAGAGAtcaaattaaaagaaatagaTTCTAAGGAAGAAAAAGTTGCTACTAAAGGACCCACATCACCAAGAACCTTTGAAGTGACCACCCGACAGAAGAAGGACTTGGAGTTTGGAGGAGTACCTG GTGTGACCCTCATCATGCTTGGCCTGCCTGTCTTCCTCTTCCTGTTGCTGTTGATGTGTAAACAGAAAGATCCCAGTCTTCTGAATTTTCCCCCTCCTTTGCCAAATTTGTACGACTTATGGGAAACCAGAGTATGTGGAATCTACCTGCTATGGTTTTTTGTTCAAGCTCTGTTCTCCTTGTTGCCAATTGGGAAG gttGCAGAAGGAACCCCTCTTGTTGATGGAAGAAGACTCAAGTATAGATtaaatg GATTCTATGCATTTATCTTGACATCTGCATTCATCGGAACATCTCTCTTCTGGGGTGTTGAGCTTTATTATGTGTACAACCATTTCCTTCAGTTTGCCCTTGCAGCCACTATTTTTTCAGTGATCATGAGTATTTACCTCTACGCTCGCTCTTGGAAAGCACCCAAGGATGAACTGTCTCCTGCCAGCGCTG GAAATGCTGTCTATGATTTCTTCATTGGCCGTGAATTAAATCCTCGAATTGGAGCTTTTGATCTCAAATACTTTTGTGAATTGCGTCCCGGATTGATTGGATGG GTGGTTATTAACTTAGTGATGCTTTTGGCTGAAATGAAAGTACAGAACCGTGCTGCTCCATCCTTGGCCATGATTTTGGTTAACAGTTTCCAGCTCCTGTATGTGGTGGACGCCCTCTGGAACGAG GAAGCCGTGTTGACGACCATGGACATCATCCACGATGGGTTTGGATTTATGTTGGCCTTTGGAGATTTGGTGTGGGTTCCGTTTATCTATAGCTTCCAAGCCTTTTACTTAGTCACTCACCCTCATGAGGTGTCTTGGCctgtagctgctgggattattgcTCTGAAAC TTTGTGGATATGTAATCTTCCGATGTGCAAATTCTCAGAAGAATGAATTCCGGAAAAATCCCACTAATCCAAAGCTTGCTC atTTAAAAACCATTCATACTTCTACGGGAAAAAATCTTCTAGTTTCTGGATGGTGGGGCTTTGTTCGCCACCCCAATTATTTGGGTGATCTCATCATGGCCCTGGCATGGTCCCTGCCTTGTG GTTTTAATCACATCCTGCCTTATTTCTATGTGATTTACTTCACCATGTTGCTTGTCCACCGAGAAGCACGCGATGAGCACCAGTGTAAGAAGAAGTACGGCCTGGCATGGGAGAAATACTGCCAGCGCGTGCCCTACCGCATCTTCCCGTACATTTACTGA